The genomic window AGGGGTGGCGGGAGTCGAACGGGATTGAGCCCGGTGCCCAGAACGCTCTCCCCAGGCCCATGTGCTCGGGGAGGGAAGGCCTGGGTCCACTCCCTGACCTGACTGAGCCTCCTACCCACATTTCCTTCCTCACAGCCTCCCAAGGACGACAAGAAGAAGAAGGATGCCGGCAAGTCGGCCAAGAAGGACAAGGATCCCGTGAACAAGTCCGGTGGCAAAGCTAAGAAGAAGGTAAAGGCGATCTGGGTTTCCCCTCGCACGTTCATCGCTCGACTTCTAGCCTTTGGAAAAATGGGCTGTTAGAATTGAGGGTCTCGTTTAATCTTTTTCAGGCCCTGGTGACTTAGGTCCCCTGAGTTCATGGAAGAGATTCGTTCTCTTTGGCTCCAGAAAGCCCAACTGTGTAATGAGAAGGCAGATTTATAATCACTGCTAGAAAACTGGTTTATCAAAGGTGCCTAAATATTGGTATTGAGTTACTGAATCCATTTGATAGTGGAATATAGTAGGCATTTTAATGTTCAATGACTGACTGGTTTTTGGATAGATATGAATGAATAGAAGTTTTTTTGAAAAGGTTAGATGGACATGTTTAGACATAGTTCATTCTTTGGCTAGAGGTTATGTTAGAAAACTTTTGTTGAggcaggatttattttttttgaaaattttgtttaattagtcaatttagaacattattccttggttacaagactcattcattccctcccctcccccccacctcttgTAGCCGTCTCACAATTCCATTGGGatttacgtgtgtccttgatcaaaacctatttccatgttgttgatgtttgtactaggatgatcatttagagactacatccccaatcctcaacgaccatgtaatcaagcagttgttgttcttccgtgtttctgctcccagtttttcctctgaatgtggagagtgtttttttcataaatccctccgagttattcaggatcactgcattgccactaatggagaagtccattacatttgattgtatcagtGTATCTGTTTATAAGGTTCTTGTTCTAGCTCCTTTCagtctgtatcaattcctggagctcattccagttcacatggaatttgagGCAATATTTATGAAGTAGGAATTTGTTCTGTCTTATGGATCTTCAAGTTTGCCTCAGAAAGTTGCCAGAGGCACTGAAGTTTTTTAGTTTAAGGTTACTTAGCAGAAAGTACCCTTACTTAAAAGATAGTTAGCTCTATTCACTAAACCATCTTATTCAGATCCAGTTCTGACACTTTTGACTTTaggaaagtaatttaactttGAAGGAATTAGCCACATTTATCTCAACTTATTTGgaggaaaccttttttttttaaatgccaaataatttATTCTTAGTATTGAGGGAAGAGCTGCAGGGTTATTGTTCACTGATTGTCCATGATCTTACTTAAGGATCTCAATGTGGGATTCTGTAGCTTTCCTCTAGGGTGTGTTTGTCAAACATGTACTCTCTCTAGTCTTTAAAAAGATGGCAATACCAGGTACTTTAAGTTAGTGATATGATTTGCTAGACATTTGGTGATTGGTCACTTTGCTGTCTCTATTAGAGACAGATTTGGATCAACTTTCTGCCACTGGGTGCAAGTCCAGCATGGACtgcttaataaaattttcaaCTTCCAGACTTGAGACCAGAGCATCCAGGAAATATTTTCTGGTTTCTTGATGTCATATTTTTAGGTTTCAGTGAGTTAATATTTATGAAAAGGGATTGGTaggaaaaaattaagtatttataAACTTACTGTGGTTTTTAATGGAGAGGGTGCTGTTAAtagtttttctgacttcttgttcTCGAGCAGAAGTGGTCCAAGGGAAAAGTTCGAGACAAGCTCAACAATCTGGTTCTGTTTGACAAAGCAACATATGACAAACTCTGCAAGGAGGTCCCCAACTATAAACTTATCACGCCTGCAGTAGTCTCAGAGAGACTGAAGATCCGAGGTTCTCTAGCCCGAGCAGCCCTCCAGGAACTGCTTAGTAAAGGTAAAACCTGGAAGAGACAATCTCACAGATTTTTTGCATTAACCATTCTGACTTAAAAAACAAAGTCAGTAATCTGCTTCATCAAATTGAGCTACTCAATATGTGAGTTCAACAATGTCAATTAACACTTATTAATTATTTGctttgtaccaagcactgtgcaaaGCATTGGGGGTAGAGAAGCAAAAGACGGCTCTTGTTCTCAAAGGAGCTCATAATACcactttgtattttattctggaggCATTAGGGGAGTCAGTAGAGTTTGTTGAGTAGGGGTGTGATATGATTAGACtttcctttaggaaaatcactttactgcctgaatggattggagtgaagagagtTGTGATCTGCCTGGAGCCTATTAAAGTATCAAGGCAGGAGTTGATGTGGGCCTGTACTAGAGTGATAATATCAGGAAAGAATGGGGatgtattcaagagatgttgcaaaggttgCAAATTAATTGACCCTAGCAATAGATAAGTGCTTAGGGATACAGAACTAGAAGGGTCAATGGGGGTTTACAGTATAAACTTAGTAAATAAATAAGACAGACTAGGAAGAGGTATAGGCAGCATGCTTAGAGAAGTTTGAGGTGTGGTGGATATTACTGTAGGGACTATTCAGGGAAAATTTCCTAGAAAATAGGAtctgaattttcttcttatagtaaCAACTTGTACAGAAGAAAGTTTAAAGAATGCAAAGGAGTACAAGGGTTGGGGTGAGGATTATGAAAACCTTGAATGTCAGTCATGACTTTTTGCTTTATAGCTTACTTCAGCATTGGGGAGCCTTTGTGTATTTTCCAGTAGGGACTAGTGATCATTAGTAGTAGGAAAATTAGTGGAGGCTAGTTGGAAAGAGGACAGACTGGAGGTTTTTGCAGTAGTCTGAATGAGAGGGCCTAGAAACAGGATCTTTTGTTGAGTAAAGAGGCAGAATATGAGATTTGGTTGCTGGAATGATCTTTAGCAATTACTTATATGAGGGAGAAGTGAAGAGTGATTCTATTGACCAAAAGGATGTGCAGGTAGTATTTTTGGACACATTGACATGCCTAGGAGGATATCAGTCATTCACAAATAGGAAAATGATAGTGGAAAGAacgtgaattaaaaaaaaaaaacaaaaaacactatcAGAATTGGTAAAGGGCTGTGGGCAATTGGTAAATGGCTTGATCagtgtcacatagccaggaaatttttgatgtcagatttgatcccaggatctCTGGTCACCAGGACTGGCACTGCTgggccacctaattgccccctaAGAACATGGACTcttcggtcttggagtcaatactgtgtattggctccaaggcagaagagtggtaagggtaggcaatgggggtcacttgacttgcccagggtcacacagctgggaagtgaggccagatttgaacctagaacctcccatctctaggactggctctcaatccactgagctacccagctgccccctgaacacTGACTCTTAAGAGGCAGGTCATGTATTAAAATTCCACCTCTGCTTTACTGTGACTTCTCAGGCAAGTCTCTGTAACTTccttgggccttagttttctcatctataaaatgaaatggaactaAGATGCacatttcaaatggaaaatattagCTTTTAAAGTCCTACAGGAGCTGCCCCCCAACCTTTAGCTTTCCTTCCTTATACAACAtctcccttccccaacccccccccaccccttttatACTCTGATCTAGTCAAGACTAGCCTTTCTATTCCCCAATACTTCTGTTGTCCCTGCTTTCCACccaggtccccccccccccttttttttaacatctctTTTAAGAGCCTAGGACTGTTTTCTCTATGAAGATTTCTGATTCTTCTACCCATTTGTATTTAGCTATTTTGTGgttgtttatatttattaactttgGATTCATGTTGCACATGCTTTTATATATTCTTGTCTCTTCATTTGGAATGAGTCCTTGATTGTAAGGATTTTTTAATATTCCCtacacttctatcttaaaatgtttaaaaagtatttttccatggttacatgattcatgttctttccctctcttcctggagttgacaaggagttccactgggttaactgggttaaacatgtattatcacttaatatctgtttccatattactcatttttataatcttttaaaaccaaaagcccaaatcatatacccaaatatgTTTTTTTACTCCCAACAGCTCATTCTCTAGTTATGGTTATCATTCTTTCTAGTAATTTTGTTGGTTGAGGTTCATTGAGTCTCATTCATTTTCATTGAGTTCATTGAGGTTGCAGGTCTTTTAGcttccttgtttataaaataaGTGTATATCTCCAGAGTTGTctttaaaattaacaaaatacCCAGCATGAAACTTGAGTTTCCAgcatctagagctggaaaggacttttttttttttaagccagccTGAATTAGGATGACTGATAATAGTGGTTAAGATGCAATTACTAGAAAACAGGATTTAGTAACTGGTCATATGGGGAGGAAATTGCCAAACTTATTTTTGGATATTGAAGTGCAAGAATACTTGAATGACTTTTTTGTATTTCCCTTCACTGCTTAAACATTATTGAGGTTGTTTTTATCAGCCTGTAACATTTATAGCTATACTTTTTGTTCCCTATAGGTCTGATTAAGTTGGTTTCCAAACACAGAGCACAAGTGATATATACTAGGAACACCAAGGGTGGAGATGCTCCAGCTGCTGAAGATGCATGAAATGGTAAGGGGGAAAACTAGGTGTGTTCTTGAAAGGGGATGACAATGTGAATGTGCTGTTctaattctgactttttttttttcttgacaggTTCAACAGTTTTGTgtacattttcaaaaataaacttATTCCATTAAGATGTAGTGCTGTGTTTTCTGGGGCAACAACTGAGGTTAGAAAAAGCATAAATTTTATTTACAACATTCATAACATTGCTAAATCCTGGGGGAAATTTATGCAATCCTCCCTCCAATGTTTACTTGATGGCCAGCTACTGCTTTGCTTCTGCTTTAAATTGATgcctagaagaaaagaaaaatacataagattgaagaggtgaacttaaaaaaaaaactgaaaaaaaaagcataggcTGGTTCCACTTACCGAGATTGCCATCTGCGCCCATTATTCCAAACTCTGCCAAAGGAAGGCAGCCAGCCTGCACCTGTACTGGAGCAGTGGTCAAAATTGGCCCCTACCCGGTCTGGGGGCAGCTTTCtcaatttctgtttctcttctgcAAGAGGATGAGTAAAGTTTGGAGCATGAAGTATGAAAATCCCCACCCCTCCATCTAACTTACGTTCTTTGAGGAAGTCTTCATAGGAAGGCCCAATCTGGTGTGCGGAGCTGTTGCAGTCTTCATCATCCTGCAGCAGCCAGGGAGGGGTAGCCCCTAAATGAACAAGATAAGAGTCC from Monodelphis domestica isolate mMonDom1 chromosome 4, mMonDom1.pri, whole genome shotgun sequence includes these protein-coding regions:
- the RPS25 gene encoding 40S ribosomal protein S25 encodes the protein MPPKDDKKKKDAGKSAKKDKDPVNKSGGKAKKKKWSKGKVRDKLNNLVLFDKATYDKLCKEVPNYKLITPAVVSERLKIRGSLARAALQELLSKGLIKLVSKHRAQVIYTRNTKGGDAPAAEDA